ccatcaacagatgaatggataaagaagatgcggtatatgtacacaatggaatactatgcagccatcaaaaatgaaatcttgccatttgcaacgtggatggaactagagggtatcatgctgaaagaaataagtcagtcggagaaagacaactatcatatgatctccctgatatgaggaatttgaaaggcaaagAGGGggctttggggggtagggaaggaaaaaaatgaaacaagatgggatcaggagggagacaagacataagagactcttattctcacacaagaaactgagagttgctgggaggagggggaatagggagagggtggtgggttatagacattggggaatttatgtgctatggtgagtgctgtgaagtgtgtaaatctggcgattcacagacctgtactcctggggctaataatacattatatgttaataaaaaattaaaaataaaataaaataattgaaaattaaaaaataaaaaataattttaacaaatgagAGCGTGATAGTGGAAGGCTTCGGAACTGAGAACCCCGCACCCCTGTGAAGAGGACAGCTCTGTGTTGGTCTCCAAAGCTCCCTTCCCGTACCCTGGGCCCTGGTCCCGCAgctcctgcctccagcccctggACACCTGAAGCTCTGTTTTATCTCCTAGCGCTTGCCCACACCCTCCGCTCCACCTGGAGCACCCTCCCCCAGAGGGCCTGTGGCTGGTTCCTCCCATTCTTCCAATCTCAGTATAGAcgccacctcctccaagaagcccttCCTGACCACCCTGCGTGAAATACAGTCTGTCCCTGCTCATTTTCTTCCTAGCACTTATGGCCATGTTttgcgttttttgttttgtgctgtttcattttgttttttaggttacTTCTGTGGGGTCTTTGTCTCCTAGATCAATGTCTCTCAAACTAGTGGTAGTAAAGGACCAGCAGTTTTACTTCCAATCTGTCCCTGACTAATACTTTCATAAACTATGTTTAAAATACATTCCTAGAAAATGTTTTACTTAAATACTAAACAGAAATCCTGAATTTTTGTCATTACTCTCTACAGTCATAAAATTATTCTGCCAACTTGTTTCAGAAGTTTTTCAATGGCAACTCCATCTCTGCCGTTCGGAGAGAGGTTCAAGGTCAGTCCCCACAGGGCAAGCAGAGCCATCAGAATAACCGCCCCGGGGAGGTAGAGACAAACCCCTGGCGTCCTTGCCTCTGGGGTGGGGCATGCATGGGTGCTGTCTCCCAGGGCCCCCAGGGCCTCCCCGGTTGCCCAGAGGGCTAACTCGCTGGGCACCACACCTGTTAAGGACTTCCTCCTTTTTCTATCTACTTCTTCACCTGCATGTCACCCCTCAAATACACTGCACTCAAACCCCCGTTTGGGGACTGCTTCTGGGCAGACCTAAACAATTCATACACAACACAGAACGTACATTGACCTGACGTCAATGTCGTCACAGCTCTCACCCTACTCAGAACCAAAGGCGTACGTGTTAGAAAGTGGCTGTTGGGCATCTCCATAAGGTGGAAAGACAAAGTCCACAGGTGGAAGGAGCCTGGAGTCGGGGTCGGGGACCtaacaaaaccacaaaaccatgaaggaaggaggggaatCTGGAGAGCCCTCTTGAAAAGCCCAGAGACCTCCTTCTCTTCCAGAGGTGGGCACTTCCTGTCCCTGGTTCTCCAGCAAGTCAAGAAAGGCTCTGGAAAAACCATTTCTGCCCACGACTGGGGAGCTATAAATAACTCCCggatcagaagaaaggaaaaaagaactccAATTCCATCTGCACTGGAGTGAGAATGCACCCTCCCAGCGCACCCGCCTCCCCGGCACACCTGGAATCCaagcccaccccagccccaaaGGAATCCTCAGCCTTTGGTCCCAGGTCTGCAGAGGAAGCGGCCAGCTGGCTGCAGTAGACAGGCCTATCCCCACGGAAGGAGATGTGCCCAGGATGGAGGCTGGCTCACCATAGTTGTTCCAGGCCCACAAGAGGCATTGGAGGGCATAGTAAGAGACACCCCTTCTCCCCAGAGCCAACACGGGAGGGCAGCAGGGGACAGCCCTTCTGGGGACAGCAGCCAGTGGCATTCTTGCCTTAGAGGCCCTTTCCGGGTCATGTCCTCTCCCCCGCCCACCCTGCACGCTCCACTCCTAgtgtccctttctctctacccTGCAACCTAcggcccttccctctgcctgtccccagaCCCTGAAGCCCCTGTgtctctgaaaaaggaaaaaccacCAAACTGGAAGCCGGGTATACAGACAGATCCCAGATGATCCTGGGAGAAGCCAGAACCTCGGTGTCCTGCCGTGTGGGATGGGTGCGCTACTCCCCACCCCGGGGCTGGGGCCAGGATCCCAGCGTGCAGGCTCTGCGGGTGGACGCCAGGCCCTGCCACCCCCAGCCCAGGTCCCAGCCCTCGGACAGCCTGCCCCTTTTGCCATGCGGATTTCACTCCCTCACTCACTGTCCGCTGGAGCCCCGTGTGGATCCCCCACAGCACCGGTGGCCAGGCCTTGGCCCCAGGGTCAGCCCCTTTCCCGCCCCAGAGCAGCCGGCAGTCTCGGGGCGTCCAGCAAAGAGCCTGGGTGGGCGAAGCAGGGCAACACTTTATTGGCCTCGTGGGGCGCGGGCTAGCCCAGCCTAGGGGCGCCGCCGGGGGTGGCGGCGTCGGACCCCGAGGGCGCAGTGAAGGTGGCGCCAGAGCCAGGCCCGGGCGCCAGCAGCAGCAGGCCCGGCCTGGGCGCGCCCGCGCTGGCGTAGCTCAGGGCCAGACGCTCCAGGCGCCGCTTGCGCACTGCCGCCTGGGCCGTGGCGTGCAGGGGCCGCAGCAGCGCGGGGGGCGGCGCGCCCGGGCCGCGCAGCAGGAAGTCGAAGCCCGCGCGGTCGTGCGGGTCGTAGAAGAGCGGCCCGCGGGCGGGATCGGGCCCCGGCGGCCAGGCGAACGGGAAGGGCAGCGTGAAGTCCTCGGTGAGCACGCGGATGGCGAAGTCGTCCTCCTTGCCCAGCGCGCGGTAGGCGCGCCCGATGCCGCGGAAGTGCGCCGCCCAGAGCTGCGCGTCCCCGCCGTAGATGTCCGGGAACGGGGGCTCCGGGGGCGCGGGGGGACCTGCCGGGCCCGCGGGCCCCGAGAGTGACAGAGAGCAAGTGACCACGTGCGCGGGCGGTGCCGCCGGCGGGAAGCAAGGAGCGGGTGCGGGAGCCTGAGAACCTGCCTCGGGGCTGGGCCTGGAAGGCGGAGCTGGGGCCCCAGGGCTgacaggggaggcaggaggcgAAGTCCGGAGGAGACAGCGCCATAAACCAGGAGGGCAGAAAGGCACCGAAGCCTGGCCGCAGGAGTAGGCCATTCGGTACTGCTTGGGTGGAAAGTTCCAGACGGGGAGGAGCCCGGGGAGTTTGGCCAGGCCTCCTGAACAAGCTGGGCGCCCTGGGCTCAGGCCgcagaggggctggggaaggtggTGTGGCCCCTCTCCGTTGAAAATTGATCCTGGGCTGCCCAGAGAAAGGACGGTGGgagcccagcctggaggcggGATGGGGCCCAGTGAGGATGACATAGGGACATCGCCAGGAGAAGTACTCTCAGGAGACTGAGAGGCCAAATGCCAGGCCTTGCAGATGGAGATGGGAGGAGCCGGGGGTGACAGACGGTTCCCAGCCTGGCACTGCCACCTTGTGACCCAGGAAGAGGAGCAGTCCCGGGGGATAGAGGGGTCTAATTGGGCAGTGAAATGGTTCTGTGTTTGCtggacagcctcccctgggaaGCAC
Above is a genomic segment from Mustela lutreola isolate mMusLut2 chromosome 3, mMusLut2.pri, whole genome shotgun sequence containing:
- the C3H8orf90 gene encoding uncharacterized protein C8orf90 homolog, producing MASPLSGDPSPVGLPPPPAATLGPPAPPEPPFPDIYGGDAQLWAAHFRGIGRAYRALGKEDDFAIRVLTEDFTLPFPFAWPPGPDPARGPLFYDPHDRAGFDFLLRGPGAPPPALLRPLHATAQAAVRKRRLERLALSYASAGAPRPGLLLLAPGPGSGATFTAPSGSDAATPGGAPRLG